From one Tsukamurella tyrosinosolvens genomic stretch:
- a CDS encoding DUF2017 domain-containing protein — protein MRNWQVKRGVRGDVRFVSKMDPEEVGLVRSLVGSLVELFDEREDSAPHDDLAELTGLRTGHAEPPPETVLQRLLPDFYRPDANAPGATEAPSGELARDLNGALRSLNEPEVIDAKRDAAQTVLATLPERAGTVTLTESEAQDWLTCINDLRLALGTLLGITADLPDGPSSEDPARAGHVDVYHWLSAMLDVLVSVMLDREPE, from the coding sequence GTGCGTAACTGGCAGGTCAAACGAGGCGTGCGCGGCGATGTCCGCTTCGTCTCGAAGATGGATCCGGAGGAGGTCGGCCTCGTCCGGTCCCTCGTCGGCTCCCTGGTCGAACTCTTCGACGAGCGGGAGGACTCCGCCCCGCACGACGACCTCGCCGAGCTCACGGGCCTGCGCACCGGCCACGCCGAGCCGCCGCCGGAGACCGTGCTGCAGCGCCTGTTGCCCGACTTCTACCGCCCCGACGCGAACGCCCCGGGCGCGACCGAGGCACCGTCGGGCGAGCTCGCGCGCGACCTCAACGGCGCGCTCCGGTCCCTCAACGAACCCGAGGTGATCGACGCCAAGCGCGATGCGGCGCAGACCGTGCTCGCCACGCTGCCCGAGCGGGCCGGCACCGTCACCCTCACCGAGTCCGAGGCTCAGGACTGGCTGACCTGCATCAACGACCTGCGGCTCGCGCTCGGCACGCTGCTCGGCATCACCGCCGACCTGCCCGACGGGCCGTCGTCGGAGGATCCGGCGAGGGCCGGGCACGTCGACGTCTACCACTGGCTGTCGGCGATGCTGGACGTGCTGGTCTCGGTGATGCTCGACCGCGAGCCGGAATAG
- a CDS encoding Mov34/MPN/PAD-1 family protein, which translates to MTEPGPEGGLTIRRDLVEQMIAHARRDHPDEACGVIAGPEGSDRPERFIEMLNAERSPTFYRFDSAEQLRVWRGMDDADEEPVVIYHSHTATEAYPSRTDVKFASEPNAHYVLISTRDELGPDAEVRSFAIVDGVITEEPVHILED; encoded by the coding sequence ATGACCGAGCCGGGCCCCGAGGGAGGGTTGACGATCAGGCGTGACCTGGTCGAGCAGATGATCGCGCACGCGCGCCGCGACCACCCCGACGAGGCGTGCGGCGTCATCGCCGGGCCCGAGGGCTCGGATCGTCCCGAGCGCTTCATCGAGATGCTCAACGCCGAGCGCTCGCCCACGTTCTACCGCTTCGACTCCGCCGAGCAGCTCCGCGTCTGGCGCGGCATGGACGACGCCGACGAGGAGCCGGTGGTGATCTACCACTCGCACACGGCCACCGAGGCCTACCCGTCGCGCACCGACGTGAAGTTCGCCTCCGAGCCGAACGCGCACTACGTCCTGATCTCCACCCGCGACGAGCTCGGCCCCGACGCCGAGGTCCGCAGCTTCGCCATCGTCGATGGCGTGATCACCGAAGAGCCCGTCCACATCCTGGAGGATTGA
- a CDS encoding MoaD/ThiS family protein yields the protein MSVTVSIPTILRPLTGDQKRVPAEGATLGAVIDDLETRHAGIRDRLIADGALHRFVNVYVDDEDVRFTGGLETPVADGGTVTVLPAVAGG from the coding sequence ATGTCCGTCACCGTCTCCATCCCGACGATCCTGCGCCCGCTGACCGGCGATCAGAAGCGCGTCCCCGCCGAGGGCGCGACGCTCGGCGCCGTCATCGACGACCTCGAGACCCGCCACGCGGGGATCCGGGACCGGCTCATCGCCGACGGGGCGCTGCACCGGTTCGTCAACGTCTACGTCGACGACGAGGACGTGCGGTTCACGGGTGGCCTCGAGACCCCCGTCGCCGACGGCGGCACCGTGACGGTGTTGCCGGCGGTGGCCGGCGGATAG
- a CDS encoding PLP-dependent cysteine synthase family protein, with protein sequence MARFDSLLDSLGGTPLVGLPRLSPRWEGADGAPPVRLWAKLEDRNPTGSIKDRPALRMITEAEADGRLRPGDTILEPTSGNTGISLAMAAKLKGYRLVCVMPENTSAERRQLLTMYGAEIISSPAAGGSNRAVAEAKKLAAEHPDWVMLYQYGNPANARAHYTGTGPELLADLPEITHFVAGLGTTGTLMGTGRYLREHVPGVQIVAAEPRYGELVYGLRNLDEGFVPELYDEAVLTRRFSVGSYDAVRRMRQLIDDEGIFAGVSTGGVLHAALGVANKALAAGERADVAFVVADAGWKYLSTGAYDGTLEDAEEALDGQLWA encoded by the coding sequence GTGGCCAGGTTCGACTCGCTGCTCGACTCGCTCGGCGGGACGCCGCTGGTCGGGTTGCCGCGCCTGTCGCCCCGCTGGGAGGGGGCCGACGGTGCGCCGCCCGTGCGCCTGTGGGCCAAGCTCGAGGACCGCAACCCGACGGGGTCGATCAAGGACCGCCCGGCCCTGCGGATGATCACGGAGGCCGAGGCCGACGGCCGGCTACGGCCGGGGGACACCATCCTCGAGCCCACGTCCGGCAACACCGGCATCAGCCTCGCCATGGCCGCGAAGCTCAAGGGCTACCGGCTGGTGTGCGTCATGCCCGAGAACACCTCCGCCGAGCGGCGCCAGCTGCTCACGATGTACGGCGCCGAGATCATCTCCAGCCCCGCCGCGGGCGGCTCCAACCGCGCCGTCGCCGAGGCGAAGAAGCTCGCCGCCGAGCACCCCGACTGGGTGATGCTCTACCAGTACGGCAACCCGGCGAACGCCCGTGCGCACTACACCGGCACCGGCCCGGAGCTGCTGGCCGACCTGCCCGAGATCACGCACTTCGTCGCCGGTCTGGGCACCACGGGCACGCTCATGGGGACCGGCCGCTACCTGCGCGAACACGTCCCGGGCGTGCAGATCGTCGCCGCGGAGCCGCGGTACGGCGAGCTGGTCTACGGACTCCGCAACCTCGACGAGGGCTTCGTCCCCGAGCTCTACGACGAGGCCGTCCTCACCCGCCGGTTCTCGGTGGGCTCGTACGACGCGGTGCGACGGATGCGCCAGCTCATCGACGACGAGGGGATCTTCGCCGGCGTCTCCACCGGCGGGGTGCTGCACGCCGCGCTCGGGGTCGCGAACAAGGCACTGGCCGCGGGGGAGCGGGCGGACGTGGCCTTCGTCGTCGCCGATGCGGGATGGAAGTATCTGTCGACCGGCGCGTACGACGGTACGTTGGAAGATGCGGAGGAGGCCCTCGACGGCCAGCTCTGGGCGTGA
- a CDS encoding rhomboid family intramembrane serine protease, protein MTVPIKDERSALRRVAGSTAGRSAIVVAVFIAALWGIEVVDAVAGNSLDQWGIHPRVGSDAVRGIAAAPLLHGGWEHLAANSVPALILGFLGLIAGAGRFLLATAIIWLVSGVGVWLTGGTNTVVIGLSGVLFGWMTYLALRGLFTRKPLDIIVGVTLMVLYGGMLWGVLPGQPGVSWQAHLWGAVGGVLAAVLLGRRARTESGPGNSREVGAIAS, encoded by the coding sequence ATGACGGTTCCCATCAAGGACGAGCGCTCGGCCCTGCGGCGGGTCGCCGGGAGCACGGCCGGACGGTCCGCGATCGTCGTCGCCGTCTTCATCGCCGCGCTGTGGGGGATCGAGGTCGTCGACGCCGTCGCCGGCAACTCCCTGGACCAGTGGGGCATCCACCCGCGCGTGGGTTCTGACGCGGTGCGCGGGATCGCCGCCGCCCCGCTGCTGCACGGCGGTTGGGAGCACCTGGCGGCCAACAGCGTTCCCGCGCTGATCCTCGGCTTCCTCGGCCTGATCGCCGGCGCCGGGCGGTTCCTGCTCGCGACCGCGATCATCTGGCTGGTCTCCGGCGTCGGCGTCTGGCTCACCGGCGGCACGAACACGGTGGTGATCGGGCTGTCCGGAGTTCTGTTCGGCTGGATGACATACCTGGCACTACGCGGGTTGTTCACCCGCAAGCCGCTCGACATCATCGTCGGCGTGACGCTGATGGTGCTGTACGGCGGCATGCTGTGGGGCGTTCTGCCCGGTCAGCCCGGCGTCTCGTGGCAGGCGCACCTGTGGGGCGCCGTGGGCGGGGTGCTCGCGGCGGTGCTGCTGGGGCGCCGCGCCCGCACCGAGTCCGGACCTGGCAATTCGCGTGAGGTCGGCGCGATTGCCTCGTGA
- a CDS encoding cyclic nucleotide-degrading phosphodiesterase: MRLTILGCSGSVGGPRAACSGYLLEVDGHDPVVMDFGPGVLGELQQRVDPNTVTVMLSHLHADHCLDVPSLLVWRRYHPEPAVGRARLMGPADTPERLGRASAETAAMLDDISDTFDFSAWEEGEDHAVGGFTVRPFRMFHPPESHGLRITAPSGKVLAYTGDTGVCDNLVELARGADVMLAEASWTHDPANRPLGVHLSGVEAGQAAADAGVGRLLLTHIPPWTSREAVLAEARSVYDGPVHAVTGGDVFEL, encoded by the coding sequence ATGCGTCTCACCATCCTCGGGTGTTCCGGCAGCGTCGGCGGTCCTCGGGCGGCCTGCTCGGGATACCTCTTGGAGGTGGACGGGCACGATCCGGTCGTCATGGATTTCGGTCCCGGGGTGCTCGGGGAGTTGCAACAGCGAGTGGACCCCAACACCGTCACGGTGATGCTCTCGCACCTGCACGCCGACCACTGCCTCGACGTGCCGTCGCTGCTCGTCTGGCGCCGCTACCACCCCGAGCCCGCGGTCGGCCGGGCCCGCCTGATGGGGCCCGCGGACACTCCGGAGCGGTTGGGGCGCGCCTCGGCCGAGACGGCGGCGATGCTCGACGACATCTCCGACACGTTCGACTTCTCCGCGTGGGAGGAGGGCGAGGACCACGCCGTCGGTGGGTTCACCGTGCGTCCCTTCCGCATGTTCCACCCGCCGGAGTCGCACGGCCTGCGGATCACCGCACCCAGCGGAAAGGTGCTCGCCTACACCGGCGACACCGGCGTGTGCGACAACCTCGTCGAGCTCGCCCGCGGCGCCGACGTGATGCTCGCCGAGGCCAGCTGGACGCACGACCCCGCGAACCGCCCGCTCGGCGTACACCTCTCGGGCGTCGAGGCCGGCCAGGCCGCCGCCGATGCGGGGGTCGGGCGGCTGCTGCTCACTCACATCCCGCCGTGGACCTCCCGCGAGGCGGTGCTCGCCGAGGCCCGCTCCGTCTACGACGGTCCGGTCCACGCGGTCACGGGCGGCGACGTCTTCGAGCTGTAG
- the rph gene encoding ribonuclease PH, with protein sequence MSRRADGRADDELRPVTITRGFTQNPAGSVLVEFGNTKVLCTASVELGVPGWRRGSGQGWLTAEYSMLPGATHERSRRESTKGKVGGRTHEISRLIGRSLRACIDLAALGENTIALDCDVLQADGGTRTASITGAYVALCDAVTYLGAAGKLTDPQPISCAIAAVSVGVVDGRVRLDLPYEEDSRAEVDMNVVATDTGTLVEVQGTGEGATFARTTLDWMLDSAIAGTEKLFAVQKEALAAPYPGVLPEFEGEQKKKFGQ encoded by the coding sequence GTGAGCAGACGCGCAGACGGCAGGGCCGACGACGAACTCCGCCCCGTGACCATCACCCGGGGATTCACGCAGAACCCCGCGGGCTCGGTGCTGGTGGAGTTCGGCAACACCAAGGTGCTGTGCACCGCGAGCGTCGAGCTTGGGGTGCCCGGGTGGCGCCGCGGCTCCGGCCAGGGCTGGCTGACCGCCGAGTACTCGATGCTGCCCGGCGCCACGCACGAGCGCAGCCGCCGCGAGTCCACCAAGGGCAAGGTCGGCGGCCGCACCCACGAGATCTCCCGCCTCATCGGCCGGTCGCTGCGCGCGTGCATCGACCTCGCGGCCCTGGGCGAGAACACCATCGCCCTCGACTGCGACGTGCTGCAGGCCGACGGCGGCACCCGCACGGCGTCGATCACCGGCGCCTACGTCGCGCTGTGCGACGCCGTCACCTACCTCGGCGCCGCGGGCAAACTGACCGACCCGCAGCCCATCTCGTGCGCCATCGCCGCCGTCTCGGTGGGCGTGGTCGACGGCCGGGTCCGGCTCGACCTGCCGTACGAGGAGGATTCCCGCGCCGAGGTCGACATGAACGTCGTCGCCACCGACACCGGCACGCTCGTCGAGGTGCAGGGCACCGGCGAGGGCGCCACCTTCGCCCGGACGACGCTCGACTGGATGCTCGACTCCGCGATCGCCGGCACCGAGAAGCTCTTCGCCGTGCAGAAGGAGGCGCTCGCGGCGCCGTACCCCGGCGTGCTGCCGGAGTTCGAGGGCGAACAGAAGAAGAAGTTCGGGCAGTGA
- the rdgB gene encoding RdgB/HAM1 family non-canonical purine NTP pyrophosphatase, which yields MTVRLLLASRNAKKLRELRQVVADAGIVGLEVVGLDEVADFEELPEDAPSFEGNALIKARQGFERTGLPCLADDSGICVDALNGMPGVLSARWSGRHGDDPANTALLLAQISDTPDERRGAEFVSACALVDGSGELTVRGTWPGTVLREARGEGGFGYDPVFLPEGSDRTAAELTAEEKNAISHRARALAQLVEPLRALAARVPE from the coding sequence GTGACCGTGCGGCTCCTCCTCGCCTCCCGGAACGCGAAGAAGCTCCGCGAACTGCGGCAGGTCGTCGCGGACGCGGGCATCGTCGGCCTGGAGGTCGTCGGGCTCGACGAGGTCGCGGACTTCGAGGAGTTGCCGGAGGACGCACCGTCGTTCGAGGGCAACGCGCTGATCAAGGCGCGGCAGGGCTTCGAGCGGACCGGACTGCCGTGTCTCGCGGACGATTCCGGGATCTGCGTCGACGCGCTGAACGGCATGCCCGGAGTGCTGTCGGCGCGGTGGTCCGGCCGCCACGGCGACGATCCGGCGAACACCGCGCTCCTGCTCGCGCAGATCTCCGACACCCCGGACGAGCGGCGCGGCGCGGAGTTCGTCTCGGCCTGCGCGCTCGTGGACGGCAGCGGCGAGCTGACGGTGCGCGGCACCTGGCCGGGCACCGTCCTGCGGGAGGCCCGCGGGGAGGGCGGATTCGGTTACGACCCCGTCTTCCTGCCGGAGGGCTCGGACCGCACCGCCGCCGAGCTCACGGCGGAGGAGAAGAACGCGATCAGCCACCGCGCGCGGGCGCTCGCCCAGCTGGTGGAACCGTTGCGGGCGCTCGCGGCGCGCGTCCCCGAATAG
- a CDS encoding LCP family protein, with protein sequence MKRRPSGARGGRVAIALLSAVVLAVTGTVWWSTNLVIGGFNVSRALAEAKVAKSTGGAKNILLMGLDTRRDQNGDPLPADVLEQLHAGTSDNGGYNTNTLILLHVPADGKKVTAFSIPRDDYVTFVGVESKKKGKIKEAYGTRKAEVEDQLAATGVSDRKELESKARESARAATIATVGRLVGVPIDHFAEVSLVGFYDLAQTLGGVEVCLNNPVRDSYSGAAFPAGRQKLNAAQSLAFVRQRHGLADGDLDRTHRQQAFIAGVMVQLQKQGVFGDVRKLQSLIAVAQKDVVVSDGWDLQEFAQQAGQIAGTNLTFTTLPVLGYDMIDQQAVNLVDPKAVRAQVQKAFGQSVPEPDDADESSDGADGSGATPAPKPVGFTAPRAPGTTTVPTTAAAGPVPDAGTTLRGGEIPCVD encoded by the coding sequence GTGAAGCGCAGACCGTCGGGAGCGCGGGGTGGCCGCGTGGCCATCGCGCTGTTGTCCGCCGTCGTGCTCGCCGTCACCGGAACCGTCTGGTGGAGCACCAATCTGGTGATCGGGGGCTTCAACGTCTCCCGCGCGCTCGCCGAGGCGAAGGTCGCGAAGTCCACGGGCGGCGCGAAGAACATCCTGCTGATGGGCCTGGACACCCGTCGGGACCAGAACGGCGACCCGCTGCCGGCGGACGTGCTGGAGCAGCTGCACGCCGGTACCAGTGACAACGGTGGCTACAACACCAACACCCTGATCCTCCTGCACGTGCCCGCGGACGGGAAGAAGGTGACCGCCTTCTCGATCCCGCGCGACGACTACGTGACCTTCGTCGGCGTGGAGTCGAAGAAGAAGGGGAAGATCAAGGAGGCCTACGGCACCCGGAAGGCCGAGGTCGAGGACCAGCTGGCCGCGACGGGCGTCTCCGACCGGAAGGAACTCGAGAGCAAGGCGCGCGAGTCGGCGCGCGCGGCCACCATCGCCACCGTCGGGCGGCTCGTGGGCGTCCCCATCGACCACTTCGCGGAGGTCAGCCTCGTCGGCTTCTACGACCTCGCGCAGACCCTGGGCGGCGTCGAGGTGTGCCTCAACAACCCCGTGCGCGACAGCTACTCCGGCGCCGCGTTCCCCGCCGGGCGGCAGAAGCTGAACGCCGCGCAGTCCCTGGCCTTCGTCCGGCAGCGGCACGGTCTCGCCGACGGCGACCTCGACCGCACGCACCGGCAGCAGGCCTTCATCGCCGGCGTGATGGTGCAGCTGCAGAAGCAGGGCGTCTTCGGCGACGTCCGCAAGCTGCAGTCGCTGATCGCGGTGGCGCAGAAGGACGTCGTCGTCTCCGACGGCTGGGACCTGCAGGAGTTCGCGCAGCAGGCCGGGCAGATCGCGGGTACCAATCTGACCTTCACCACGCTGCCCGTGCTCGGGTACGACATGATCGACCAGCAGGCCGTGAACCTGGTGGACCCGAAGGCCGTTCGCGCGCAGGTCCAGAAAGCGTTCGGGCAGTCCGTTCCCGAACCGGACGACGCCGACGAGTCCTCGGACGGCGCGGACGGCTCCGGCGCGACGCCGGCGCCGAAACCCGTGGGCTTCACCGCGCCCCGCGCGCCGGGCACGACGACGGTGCCGACGACCGCCGCCGCGGGGCCCGTTCCGGACGCCGGTACCACGCTGCGCGGCGGCGAGATCCCCTGCGTCGATTGA
- the trbK gene encoding entry exclusion lipoprotein TrbK, whose protein sequence is MSKPTNGIRLGAAVLAVAALTLTGCTKQGGDTTCENYQKMSDADQREQVTKLYKDKHGDEPSALVITGLQQQAVVYCKTAGKPDSKIKEIPIS, encoded by the coding sequence ATGTCGAAGCCCACGAACGGAATCCGCCTCGGTGCGGCCGTGCTCGCCGTCGCCGCGCTCACGCTGACGGGCTGCACGAAGCAGGGCGGCGACACCACCTGCGAGAACTACCAGAAGATGTCCGACGCGGACCAGCGCGAGCAGGTCACGAAGCTGTACAAGGACAAGCACGGCGACGAGCCCTCCGCGCTGGTGATCACGGGCCTGCAGCAGCAGGCGGTCGTCTACTGCAAGACGGCCGGCAAGCCGGATTCGAAGATCAAGGAGATCCCGATCTCCTGA
- a CDS encoding hemophore-related protein: protein MLTKWKIAATAGAAGALALAPAAMAQAAPSDPVPGTNCTVAQVERALVAVAPEAATMVNQVPGGRAEAERILTLPPAERTARIHELGRQNPQLAAYYTQNQGKINQTIGVVASTCSQY from the coding sequence ATGCTCACCAAGTGGAAGATCGCCGCGACCGCCGGCGCCGCCGGCGCCCTCGCCCTGGCACCCGCCGCCATGGCCCAAGCGGCACCGTCCGACCCCGTCCCCGGGACGAACTGCACCGTGGCCCAGGTCGAACGCGCGCTGGTCGCCGTCGCGCCCGAGGCGGCGACGATGGTGAACCAGGTCCCCGGCGGCCGCGCCGAGGCCGAACGGATCCTGACCCTGCCGCCCGCCGAGCGCACCGCCCGGATCCACGAGCTCGGCCGACAGAACCCGCAGCTCGCGGCCTACTACACCCAGAATCAGGGGAAGATCAACCAGACGATCGGCGTCGTGGCGTCGACCTGTTCGCAGTACTGA
- a CDS encoding DUF3817 domain-containing protein, whose protein sequence is MTDAPAPTAEKLAAKRRDQVGGALKRYRFMANFTGYFLLILCAEMIYKYLLAPAFDWPIPGWLGVIAVIHGWGYFVYLILTVDLGVKVRWPAPRFLLTLLAGTIPLLGFYFEKKNSDEIRAQFDL, encoded by the coding sequence GTGACCGACGCACCCGCGCCGACGGCGGAGAAGCTGGCGGCCAAGCGCCGCGACCAGGTGGGCGGCGCGCTCAAGCGCTACCGCTTCATGGCGAACTTCACCGGCTACTTCCTGCTCATCCTCTGCGCCGAGATGATCTACAAGTACCTGCTGGCGCCGGCCTTCGATTGGCCGATCCCGGGCTGGCTCGGCGTCATCGCGGTCATCCACGGCTGGGGCTACTTCGTCTACCTCATCCTCACGGTGGACCTGGGCGTCAAGGTGCGCTGGCCCGCGCCCCGCTTCCTGCTGACGCTGCTCGCCGGTACCATCCCGCTGCTCGGCTTCTACTTCGAGAAGAAGAACTCGGACGAGATCCGCGCGCAGTTCGATCTCTGA
- a CDS encoding AMP-dependent synthetase/ligase produces the protein MRIESTEPTRTHAPSDNLTTRVRDLAASAPSTELFLRPSGAGWSPVTAAQFNEQITAVGKGLMARGVEAGTRIAIMSPTRYEWALLDYANWSVGGSTVAVYESNSAAQVEHILTDSASIALITDTRGTADRIAEGVPAAAQVWVIDEGLVDALVADGAGISDEDYLARATAVEAAAEATLVYTSGTTGKPKGVVLTHDNLLSEYDAIHEGLDKMAGKNASTVMFLPLAHIFARAISVAAVQHSIRVAHTADLSNLTGLFGELKPTYILSVPRVFEKVYNTMSAKAEEGGKGKIFNAAVETAIEFSKARDTGGAGLVLKLKHALFDKLVYSKLREALGGECDCAVSGGAPLGARLGHFFRGAGVTVYEGYGLSETSAAITCNTPTEQRVGTVGRPVPGNEVAIAEDGEILLRGPVVFGGYWGLPEANAEALQDGWFHTGDLGSLDADGYLSITGRKKEILVTAAGKNVAPAQTEDALRQHPLVSQAMLVGDKQPFVGALITLDQEALPGWLSAHGLPAEMTLEEAAANETLLAEIASAVATANALVSKAEQVKKWSVLTTDFTIEGGELTPTLKVKRNVVMDKYGDEVDAIYA, from the coding sequence TTGCGCATCGAGTCCACGGAACCGACCCGGACCCACGCACCATCGGACAATCTGACCACCCGGGTCCGCGATCTCGCCGCGTCCGCACCGTCGACGGAACTGTTCCTGCGCCCCTCGGGCGCCGGCTGGTCGCCGGTCACCGCTGCGCAGTTCAACGAGCAGATCACCGCGGTCGGCAAGGGCCTCATGGCCCGCGGCGTGGAGGCCGGAACGCGGATCGCGATCATGAGCCCGACGCGCTACGAGTGGGCGCTCCTCGACTACGCGAACTGGTCCGTCGGCGGCTCGACGGTGGCGGTGTACGAGTCCAACTCGGCCGCGCAGGTCGAGCACATCCTCACGGACTCCGCGTCGATCGCGCTCATCACCGACACCCGCGGCACCGCCGACCGGATCGCCGAGGGCGTGCCCGCGGCCGCGCAGGTGTGGGTCATCGACGAGGGCCTCGTCGACGCCCTGGTGGCCGACGGTGCCGGAATCTCGGACGAGGACTACCTCGCCCGCGCGACCGCCGTCGAGGCCGCCGCCGAGGCGACGCTGGTCTACACCTCCGGCACCACCGGCAAGCCGAAGGGCGTCGTGCTCACGCACGACAACCTGCTCAGCGAGTACGACGCGATCCACGAGGGCCTCGACAAGATGGCCGGGAAGAACGCCAGCACGGTGATGTTCCTGCCGCTGGCCCACATCTTCGCCCGCGCGATCTCGGTGGCCGCCGTGCAGCACTCGATCCGGGTGGCGCACACCGCCGACCTGTCGAACCTCACCGGCCTGTTCGGCGAGCTCAAGCCGACCTACATCCTCAGCGTGCCCCGGGTGTTCGAGAAGGTCTACAACACGATGAGCGCCAAGGCCGAGGAGGGCGGCAAGGGCAAGATCTTCAACGCCGCCGTCGAGACGGCGATCGAGTTCAGCAAGGCGCGGGACACCGGCGGCGCGGGGCTCGTGCTCAAGCTCAAGCACGCGCTGTTCGACAAGCTCGTCTACTCGAAGCTGCGCGAGGCGCTCGGCGGCGAGTGCGACTGCGCCGTCTCCGGCGGCGCGCCGCTGGGCGCGCGCCTGGGCCACTTCTTCCGCGGCGCCGGCGTCACCGTCTACGAGGGCTACGGCCTCTCCGAGACCAGCGCGGCCATCACCTGCAACACCCCGACCGAGCAGCGGGTCGGCACCGTCGGCCGCCCGGTCCCCGGCAACGAGGTCGCGATCGCCGAGGACGGCGAGATCCTGCTGCGCGGCCCGGTCGTCTTCGGCGGCTACTGGGGCCTGCCCGAGGCGAACGCCGAGGCGCTGCAGGACGGCTGGTTCCACACGGGCGACCTCGGCTCCCTCGACGCCGACGGCTACCTGTCGATCACCGGCCGCAAGAAGGAGATCCTGGTCACCGCGGCGGGCAAGAACGTCGCGCCCGCGCAGACCGAGGACGCGCTGCGCCAGCATCCGCTCGTCTCGCAGGCGATGCTCGTCGGCGACAAGCAGCCCTTCGTCGGCGCGCTCATCACCCTCGACCAGGAGGCGCTGCCGGGCTGGCTCTCGGCGCACGGCCTGCCCGCGGAGATGACGCTCGAGGAGGCCGCCGCGAACGAGACCCTGCTCGCCGAGATCGCCTCCGCCGTGGCGACCGCGAACGCGCTGGTCTCCAAGGCCGAGCAGGTGAAGAAGTGGAGCGTGCTCACCACCGACTTCACCATCGAGGGCGGCGAGCTCACCCCGACGCTCAAGGTCAAGCGCAACGTCGTGATGGACAAGTACGGCGACGAGGTCGACGCGATCTACGCCTGA